A DNA window from Selenomonas sp. oral taxon 126 contains the following coding sequences:
- a CDS encoding DUF5693 family protein, producing MKKFHYHPLLLAAILIGFVASLVIGMERHAVEEDTRTVELAIDYEGLLELAAREGLPPEDVLARAKQAGITSLAVYETTFEKFNKNGKANALKGADILAAYHTGMLNDPLWRALVEEGKVVGTEIYVVSHDPVTYAELKEDLFRRFGAARVTVHTVGTDEVIAVKDHYEAFEKRNIGLPSDEMRAVNAAGFDVIARPSNYHNCTPDDVHAVFARMDGIAVSAIVFSGQETLGAPKALQTTIDEMNARRLPLGLIEDVTQLQFYKQQGMDEIAAGVGYDDVARLYAIPKDELKKLKIDAAVERWVTTDEERNIRINLLRIYDEPAPNMSLIETNMKYFADTRAALESHGFKIGRAGTFASYEPSRILRALVMMGVAAAGVLYLSLVIPALNRRRKAVVLFFAVAALITMMPILIGAGSKVRIVAALASANLFPTLAIVALLDLLRGRRFPKNTPTWRILVAGLLLLGITSALSMIGAAYLSGALTDTRYLLEFDIFRGIKLTFVLPMILVAVAFMQRFDIFDGQFDASAGVLGQLREIMATPVRVGSLLGGLVLLGALVVLVLRSGHTSGMPVPGIELKMRAALEQLFYARPRTKEFLIGHPAFLLALYGAARRWRTWIIFGLVLAATIGQGSMVETFAHMRTPIEMSLVRGIGGVFLGGAIGALLVALVAAWNHLLERVRKAV from the coding sequence AAGCAGGCGGGGATCACCTCGCTTGCCGTCTACGAGACGACCTTTGAAAAATTCAACAAAAACGGCAAGGCAAACGCCCTCAAGGGCGCGGACATCCTCGCCGCCTATCACACGGGCATGCTCAATGATCCCCTCTGGCGCGCCCTTGTCGAGGAGGGCAAGGTCGTCGGCACGGAGATCTACGTCGTCTCGCACGACCCCGTGACCTATGCCGAACTGAAGGAAGATCTGTTTCGCCGCTTCGGTGCGGCGCGCGTCACCGTTCACACGGTCGGCACGGACGAGGTCATCGCCGTCAAGGATCACTACGAAGCCTTTGAAAAGCGCAACATCGGGCTGCCGTCCGATGAGATGCGCGCCGTCAACGCGGCGGGCTTCGACGTGATTGCGCGCCCCTCGAACTACCATAACTGCACGCCCGACGATGTGCATGCCGTGTTTGCGCGCATGGACGGGATCGCCGTCTCGGCAATCGTCTTCTCGGGACAGGAGACCCTCGGCGCACCGAAGGCGTTGCAGACGACAATCGACGAAATGAACGCGCGCCGCCTGCCCCTCGGGCTGATTGAGGACGTGACCCAGCTCCAATTTTACAAGCAGCAGGGCATGGACGAGATTGCAGCGGGCGTGGGCTACGACGACGTTGCGCGTCTCTACGCCATCCCGAAGGATGAGCTGAAAAAGCTCAAGATCGACGCCGCAGTCGAGCGCTGGGTGACGACGGACGAGGAGCGCAACATCCGCATCAACCTCCTGCGCATCTACGACGAACCCGCGCCGAACATGAGTCTCATCGAGACGAATATGAAGTACTTTGCTGACACGCGCGCGGCGCTTGAGTCCCACGGATTCAAAATCGGGCGTGCGGGCACGTTCGCCTCCTACGAGCCGTCCCGCATCCTGCGCGCCCTCGTCATGATGGGCGTTGCGGCGGCAGGTGTGCTCTATCTCTCCCTTGTCATCCCTGCGCTGAACCGCCGGCGAAAGGCTGTCGTGCTCTTTTTCGCCGTCGCTGCGCTTATCACGATGATGCCGATTCTCATCGGTGCGGGAAGCAAGGTGCGGATTGTCGCGGCGCTTGCGAGCGCAAATCTCTTTCCGACGCTCGCCATCGTCGCGCTGCTTGACCTCCTGCGCGGGCGGCGCTTCCCGAAGAACACGCCCACGTGGCGCATCCTCGTTGCGGGGCTGCTCCTGCTCGGCATCACGAGCGCGCTGTCCATGATCGGCGCTGCCTATCTCTCGGGTGCGCTCACGGATACGCGTTACCTCCTCGAGTTCGACATCTTCCGCGGGATCAAGCTGACCTTTGTCCTGCCGATGATCCTCGTCGCCGTCGCCTTCATGCAGCGGTTCGACATCTTCGACGGGCAGTTCGACGCGTCGGCGGGCGTGCTCGGGCAGCTGCGCGAGATCATGGCGACACCCGTGCGCGTCGGCTCGCTCCTCGGGGGGCTCGTCCTCCTCGGCGCACTCGTCGTGCTCGTCCTGCGCAGCGGGCACACCTCGGGCATGCCCGTGCCCGGCATCGAGCTGAAGATGCGCGCGGCACTCGAGCAGCTCTTCTACGCGCGTCCGCGCACAAAGGAGTTCCTGATCGGGCATCCTGCGTTCCTGCTCGCGCTCTACGGTGCGGCGCGCAGGTGGCGGACGTGGATCATCTTCGGACTCGTGCTCGCCGCGACCATCGGACAGGGGTCGATGGTCGAGACCTTCGCACATATGCGCACGCCGATTGAAATGTCGCTCGTGCGCGGCATTGGCGGCGTCTTCCTCGGCGGTGCGATCGGCGCTCTGCTCGTCGCACTCGTCGCCGCGTGGAATCACTTGCTTGAGCGCGTGCGGAAAGCTGTGTAA